A genome region from Arachidicoccus soli includes the following:
- a CDS encoding LytR/AlgR family response regulator transcription factor, with protein MQIVIIEDEIKTAKALARLINIVEKDAEIIATLQSVQSAISYFLLHKAPDIVFMDIQLSDGLCFDIFEEVKIECPIVFCTAYEEYALQGFNANGIDYILKPFTLETLKNTFKKIRLFSTHFQEGSISSDVTQKLLPVKDKKSFLVFQRNKYQAIPIEKIAYFFIKNELPALFTFSGEAYFLQQSLKDIYSLLSPQQFYRITRKYLVNFDAIKEVEHFFSRKLLVHLKVHVAESLLINKNNTTAFLEWMDQR; from the coding sequence ATGCAGATAGTGATTATTGAAGATGAAATAAAAACAGCCAAAGCCTTGGCAAGGCTTATAAATATCGTAGAAAAAGATGCTGAGATTATAGCTACATTACAAAGCGTTCAATCTGCTATCAGCTATTTTCTTCTGCACAAAGCTCCGGATATTGTCTTCATGGATATACAGCTTTCTGATGGGCTCTGTTTCGATATTTTTGAGGAGGTCAAAATTGAGTGCCCTATAGTTTTCTGTACGGCTTATGAAGAATATGCTTTACAAGGCTTCAATGCCAATGGGATTGATTATATCTTGAAACCATTTACTTTAGAGACATTAAAAAATACTTTTAAAAAAATTCGCCTATTTAGCACCCATTTTCAAGAAGGTAGCATCTCATCTGATGTCACTCAAAAACTCCTGCCTGTTAAAGATAAAAAAAGCTTTCTTGTCTTTCAGCGAAATAAATATCAGGCAATCCCTATAGAAAAAATAGCTTATTTTTTTATTAAAAATGAACTGCCTGCTCTTTTTACTTTCTCAGGAGAGGCTTACTTTCTCCAACAATCTTTAAAAGATATATATTCATTGCTTTCGCCGCAGCAGTTTTATCGAATAACGCGTAAGTATCTCGTCAATTTTGATGCAATAAAAGAAGTAGAGCATTTTTTCTCCCGCAAATTATTGGTGCACTTAAAAGTCCATGTAGCAGAAAGTTTGCTCATCAACAAAAATAACACAACCGCATTTTTAGAGTGGATGGATCAACGTTAA
- a CDS encoding Fic family protein — MRKIERAPLPTLLNSDKLIKLLSSKELSNLFNLIDEKYYYWDKVKYQELPEGVSHEDIWTIVKLRRMGTPFKINFGKYNFYWNVGSRLQGLLHFLDMNIGGSLESSSIVSYGDKNRYLISSIMEEAIASSQIEGAITTRKKAKEMLRKKVKPKTKSEQMIVNNYISIQHIIEKKNEILTKEKLFYLHKLVTYNTLSSQDEEGFLRTDNDINVVDTTDGSIVHHPPDYVELDFLLNDLIKFFNEDDPDLFIHPLVKAIVIHFMIGFIHPFNDGNGRTARALFYWYLLKKQYWLTEYLSISRLILRSKAQYARAYQYSEIDDNDLTYFLSYNLRAMKLAFDELREYIKRKNEEKKQISNLLGVDGINYKQTQILEWYIHEPTLLLTIKEVETRLGISNASARIDLKQLVEKGYLEVRNINKRTIGFIKTNKLDTARKKGKNTLEKFEIKNQSIVQQSLF, encoded by the coding sequence ATGCGAAAAATAGAGCGCGCCCCTCTTCCTACTTTATTAAATTCAGATAAACTAATTAAGTTATTAAGTAGCAAAGAGTTATCTAATTTATTTAATTTGATTGATGAAAAATATTATTATTGGGATAAGGTTAAATATCAGGAATTACCAGAAGGAGTATCACATGAAGATATATGGACTATTGTTAAGTTAAGAAGAATGGGGACACCATTTAAAATAAATTTTGGCAAATATAATTTCTATTGGAACGTTGGTAGCCGCTTACAAGGATTACTCCATTTTTTGGATATGAATATAGGTGGCTCATTGGAATCTTCTTCAATTGTTTCTTATGGAGATAAAAATAGATATTTGATTAGTTCCATTATGGAAGAAGCAATAGCATCAAGTCAAATAGAAGGAGCAATAACTACACGAAAAAAAGCAAAGGAAATGCTTAGGAAAAAAGTAAAACCTAAAACTAAATCCGAGCAGATGATAGTTAATAATTATATTTCCATTCAACATATTATTGAAAAGAAAAATGAAATACTAACTAAAGAAAAATTGTTTTATTTACATAAATTAGTTACCTATAATACATTATCATCTCAAGATGAAGAAGGCTTTTTAAGAACGGATAATGATATTAATGTTGTTGATACAACTGATGGAAGTATAGTGCATCATCCCCCAGACTATGTAGAGCTTGACTTTTTATTAAATGATTTAATAAAATTCTTCAATGAAGATGACCCAGATTTATTTATTCATCCTTTAGTAAAAGCAATAGTTATTCATTTCATGATTGGATTTATTCACCCATTCAATGATGGAAATGGAAGAACTGCACGCGCACTTTTCTATTGGTATCTATTAAAGAAACAATATTGGCTTACTGAATATTTATCTATTTCAAGATTAATTTTAAGGTCAAAGGCTCAATATGCAAGAGCGTATCAATACTCTGAAATAGATGATAATGATTTAACGTATTTTCTATCATATAATCTTAGGGCTATGAAATTAGCATTTGATGAGCTAAGAGAATACATTAAAAGAAAGAATGAAGAGAAAAAGCAAATATCAAATCTTTTGGGAGTTGACGGCATTAACTATAAACAAACGCAAATATTAGAATGGTATATTCATGAGCCAACTTTATTATTGACTATAAAAGAAGTCGAAACAAGGCTTGGAATTTCAAATGCAAGTGCGCGAATTGATTTAAAACAACTTGTTGAGAAGGGGTATTTAGAAGTAAGAAATATTAATAAGAGAACTATTGGCTTTATCAAAACAAATAAATTAGATACAGCCAGAAAAAAAGGAAAAAATACTTTAGAAAAATTTGAAATAAAAAATCAAAGTATAGTTCAACAATCATTATTCTAA
- a CDS encoding IS1595 family transposase, giving the protein MYRTNRGYKCANKECYKKFSVTVGTIFENSKVALRTWFAAMYLVSTSKKGVSSLQLAEQLGITQKTAWFVLHRIREMLKDNNDSKLEGSIQVDETYVGGKNKNRHADKKVENSQGRAAIDKTPVVGLIQQDGSVRAFVVKTTDAKTLHTIMGQNVSEGSTIITDSYRSYNGLDSRYTHVSVKHEGGKGYVVRIGDVAYHTQNIENFWSIFKRDIIGIYHFVSAKHLQRYCSEFNYRYNNRKDTGVEKFKTALKKVSSARITYNTLTAN; this is encoded by the coding sequence GTGTATCGCACAAACAGAGGTTATAAATGCGCTAATAAAGAATGCTACAAAAAGTTTTCGGTTACAGTCGGAACAATATTTGAAAACAGTAAAGTCGCATTAAGAACATGGTTTGCTGCAATGTATTTAGTTTCTACATCAAAGAAAGGTGTATCGTCTTTGCAATTGGCTGAACAATTAGGCATCACACAAAAAACAGCATGGTTTGTTTTACATCGCATTCGTGAAATGCTAAAGGATAACAACGATAGTAAATTAGAGGGAAGCATACAAGTTGATGAAACCTATGTAGGCGGTAAGAATAAAAATCGTCATGCAGATAAGAAGGTAGAAAATTCACAAGGTCGCGCAGCTATTGATAAAACGCCAGTCGTTGGTTTAATTCAGCAAGACGGAAGTGTAAGAGCTTTTGTTGTAAAAACTACTGATGCAAAAACGTTGCATACTATTATGGGGCAAAATGTAAGTGAAGGCAGCACAATTATTACCGATTCTTACAGGTCTTATAATGGTTTAGATAGCAGATATACTCACGTATCTGTAAAGCATGAAGGCGGCAAAGGGTATGTTGTAAGAATTGGCGATGTTGCATATCATACACAAAATATAGAAAACTTTTGGTCTATCTTCAAACGTGATATTATTGGTATCTATCATTTTGTATCTGCAAAACATTTACAACGTTATTGTAGCGAGTTTAATTACAGATACAATAATAGAAAAGATACAGGTGTAGAAAAGTTTAAAACGGCTTTGAAAAAAGTTTCATCGGCTCGAATTACTTACAATACTTTAACTGCAAACTAA
- a CDS encoding DUF2683 family protein translates to METTIILHPRTKKQVELFRDMAAALKIPFKEKEESTYNPEFVAKIKRSEKNFSEGKFTKIRTADLWK, encoded by the coding sequence ATGGAAACAACAATAATATTACACCCAAGAACTAAAAAGCAGGTTGAGCTTTTTAGAGACATGGCCGCTGCTTTAAAAATTCCCTTCAAAGAAAAAGAAGAAAGCACTTACAACCCTGAATTTGTAGCAAAAATTAAGCGGTCGGAAAAAAATTTTTCGGAAGGAAAATTTACTAAAATAAGAACTGCTGATTTATGGAAGTAG
- a CDS encoding Txe/YoeB family addiction module toxin, giving the protein MEVAYDDEAKNDLRFWKDSGNIAIQKKISKLIKSIEQNPFEGIGKPEQLKHDLAGKWSRRINQEHRIVYQIRKETILIHSLRGHY; this is encoded by the coding sequence ATGGAAGTAGCCTATGACGATGAAGCTAAGAATGATTTAAGATTTTGGAAAGATTCGGGCAATATAGCAATTCAAAAGAAGATAAGTAAATTGATAAAATCAATTGAACAAAATCCATTTGAAGGAATCGGAAAACCTGAGCAACTCAAACACGACTTAGCCGGTAAATGGTCAAGAAGAATTAATCAAGAACACCGAATTGTTTACCAAATAAGAAAGGAAACAATTTTAATTCATTCTTTACGCGGACATTATTAA
- a CDS encoding type II toxin-antitoxin system VapC family toxin — MASKVLIDANVLLDFTLKRDNYPLARQLFNAIADQKLNAYITPSILHIVGYWLTKAYGASKARTVLLEILSVVVIIDAHHDVMLVALNSRMTDIEDALQYYTALHHQMDVFISGDKGLKKASIASLPVYSIEEFIKEWL; from the coding sequence ATGGCTTCTAAAGTATTGATTGATGCAAATGTATTGCTGGACTTTACTTTAAAACGGGACAATTATCCCTTAGCCAGACAATTATTTAATGCAATAGCGGACCAGAAACTAAATGCATACATAACTCCTTCAATACTTCATATAGTGGGCTATTGGCTTACCAAGGCATATGGCGCCTCAAAAGCTAGAACAGTTCTACTTGAAATATTGTCGGTAGTTGTCATTATAGATGCACATCATGATGTGATGTTAGTGGCATTAAATTCCCGTATGACAGACATTGAGGATGCATTACAGTATTATACTGCCTTGCATCATCAAATGGATGTCTTTATCAGTGGAGACAAGGGCCTTAAAAAAGCATCAATTGCTTCCCTTCCTGTTTATAGCATAGAGGAATTTATAAAAGAATGGTTATAA
- a CDS encoding DUF6364 family protein, translating to MKTRLNITIEQNVLEKVKVYAIKKQISVSKLIEDYFESIIKANSKRKTLLDMVDKLDPDPSIVAESYNKESFYENKKGKYGF from the coding sequence ATGAAAACAAGACTAAATATTACCATAGAGCAAAATGTCCTTGAAAAAGTGAAGGTGTACGCAATTAAAAAGCAGATTAGTGTGTCTAAACTCATAGAGGATTATTTTGAGTCGATTATAAAGGCCAATTCCAAACGTAAGACCTTGCTGGATATGGTAGACAAACTCGATCCCGATCCAAGTATAGTTGCTGAAAGTTATAATAAGGAATCCTTTTACGAAAATAAAAAGGGCAAATATGGCTTCTAA
- a CDS encoding sigma-54-dependent transcriptional regulator yields MNTILLIDDEEKLRSLMARILSLEGFNIIQAENIKTAWKKIALQEIDVVVCDVKLPDGSGLNFSRALKEKFPAIEIILLTAYGNIPDGVQAIKNNAFDYITKGDDNNKIIPLLYKAVEKVNLTKRILQLEQQVGKKYSFENILGKSKAILQSVALAEKVAKTDATVLLLGETGTGKEVFAQAIHFASDRNNKPFVAINCSAFSKDLLESELFGHKAGSFTGATKDKKGLFEEANKGTIFLDEIGEMAVELQAKLLRVLESGEFIKIGETTPSKVNVRIIAATNRDLSKEIELGNFREDLYYRLSVFTIEIPALRDRKQDIPELANYFAEIFIAKTNKRSFKLSKEYLQALENHSWKGNIRELKNVIERSVILNDKEVLSIDSLPYELQHSSNNSQKTLSAFSLNSAEKLHIQKVLNHTQGNKAEAARLLEIGIATLYRKIEEYKLQ; encoded by the coding sequence TTGAATACTATATTATTAATTGACGATGAAGAGAAATTACGCAGCTTAATGGCGCGTATTCTTTCTTTAGAAGGTTTCAATATCATTCAGGCAGAAAATATTAAAACTGCCTGGAAGAAAATTGCGCTTCAGGAAATTGATGTAGTTGTCTGTGATGTTAAATTACCGGATGGTAGCGGATTGAATTTTTCCAGAGCGCTCAAAGAGAAATTTCCGGCAATAGAAATTATACTTTTAACGGCCTATGGAAATATCCCTGATGGTGTCCAGGCTATTAAGAATAATGCATTTGATTATATTACCAAGGGCGATGACAATAATAAAATAATTCCGCTTCTTTATAAAGCTGTAGAAAAAGTAAACCTCACTAAACGTATCTTACAACTGGAGCAGCAGGTGGGGAAGAAATATTCTTTTGAAAATATTCTTGGCAAATCCAAAGCTATCTTACAGTCTGTAGCCTTAGCAGAAAAAGTAGCCAAAACAGATGCCACCGTATTGTTGCTCGGGGAAACCGGCACGGGGAAGGAAGTATTTGCACAGGCTATACATTTTGCCAGCGATAGAAACAACAAACCTTTTGTAGCCATCAACTGTTCGGCCTTTAGCAAAGATTTATTAGAAAGCGAATTATTCGGACACAAAGCCGGCTCTTTTACCGGTGCTACAAAAGATAAAAAGGGGCTGTTTGAAGAAGCCAATAAAGGGACCATCTTCCTAGATGAAATCGGAGAGATGGCTGTCGAACTACAAGCGAAGCTCTTACGTGTCTTGGAATCAGGGGAATTTATTAAAATTGGAGAGACAACGCCATCAAAAGTTAATGTACGAATAATCGCTGCTACCAATCGTGATTTATCGAAAGAAATTGAACTGGGTAATTTTAGAGAAGATTTATATTATCGCCTATCCGTATTTACGATTGAGATCCCTGCACTAAGAGATAGAAAGCAAGATATTCCTGAACTGGCTAATTATTTTGCAGAAATATTTATTGCCAAAACGAATAAACGGTCATTCAAATTATCTAAAGAATATTTGCAGGCGCTGGAGAATCATTCATGGAAAGGTAATATTCGAGAGTTAAAAAACGTCATCGAACGTAGCGTAATCTTAAATGATAAAGAAGTATTATCTATAGATTCACTCCCCTATGAATTACAACACAGTAGTAACAATAGTCAAAAAACCTTATCTGCCTTCTCTTTAAATAGTGCAGAGAAATTGCATATTCAAAAAGTATTGAATCACACACAAGGCAATAAAGCAGAAGCTGCCCGTTTATTAGAAATTGGTATCGCCACACTTTATAGAAAAATAGAAGAATACAAACTACAATAA
- a CDS encoding potassium-transporting ATPase subunit F yields the protein MTSLFVIAICVFVYICYVLLKPEKF from the coding sequence ATGACATCATTATTCGTCATTGCTATTTGCGTGTTTGTATATATCTGCTATGTGCTTTTAAAACCAGAAAAGTTTTAA